Below is a window of Janthinobacterium lividum DNA.
GTCGCCTAATATATACGGCGTGACGCCGGCCGCGCGCGCCACGCTAGCTGCCGCTTCGAGCGCCATCTGCGGCGTGGCGATCAGGGTCGTCTGCGTGCGCGCCAGGCGTGGATCATCGGGTTTCACGGATTCGCCGCGCCCGCTTTCCAAGGTTACTCGTATGCTGTCCGGCAAGTCCATGCCATAGCGGCGCACGATGGCCAGCGCGTCCTCGCAGGTGGTGGCGTCGCCCACCGTGGGGCCGGAGGCGATGTCGCCCAGCTTGTCGCCAGGCACGTCGGAAATGGCCAGGGTCACGACTTGCGCCGGATGGCAGGCAGCCGCCAGCCTGCCGCCCTTGATGGCGGACAAATGACGGCGCACGCAATTCATTTCGCCGATGGTGGCGCCGGACGCCAGCAGCGCGCGGTTCAAGGCTTGCTTGTCTTCCAGACTGATGCCGTCCAGGGGCAAGGCGAGCAGGGAGGAGCCGCCGCCCGAAATCAGACACAGCACCGTATCGTCAGCCTGCAAATTTCCCACCAGATCGAGCATGCGCTGCGCCGCCTGCATGCCAGCCGCATCCGGCACGGGGTGCGACGCTTCGACGATCTCGATGCGCTCGCACGGCACGGCATAGCCGTAGCGCGTGACGACCAGTCCCGACAGCGGCCCCGGCCAGTGCTGTTCCACGGCCTGCGCCATGGCGGCCGACGCCTTGCCGGCGCCGATGACGATCAAACGCCCCTTGGGTGCGGGTGGCAGATGGTGCGGTATGCAGTGCGATGGCTGGGCCGCTGCGATGGCGGCGTGGAACATGGCTTGCAGCAAGGCGCGCGGCGCTGGGGTCGTCGTCATTTTGTTTCCTCCGGGGTCCGGTCCCGATCATAGCAGGGCCGGCAGCCTGGCAGCTACAATGGCTGCTTGACGGTAAAAACAGGAATGCAATGAACGATGCAATTGAATGGACTGGACTGGCCCGCACCTTCGGGCTGTTTACCGTCACGGCCGTGGCCGAATTGCTGGGCTGCTACCTGCCCATGCTGTGGCTGAGCAACAAGGGCAGCGCCTGGCTGCTGTTGCCGGCCGCTATCAGCCTCTTGATCTTCGTGTGGCTGCTGACCCTGCATCCGGCCGCCAGCGGCAGGGTGTACGCCACGTATGGCGCCGTCTACATCGCCACGGCTCTGGGATGGCTATGGCTGGTAGACGGCATCACGCCCGCCTGGACGGACATCGCCGGCGTGGGCCTGGCCCTGGCCGGCGCCGCCGTCATTGCCATGGGGCACAAGGCGGCTTGATTTGCCTCAGGCGGCATGCGCGCGGAAGTTCGTTTCCGCCGACCACGCCGCACTGGCGCGGGCCAGCAACACCGCTTCGCCATCGGCCAGCCAGTCGTCCGCATCGGCAATCTTCCACATGGCTTGCAGCAACTTGCGGCGCAAGTCCGGGTCATCGATTTCATCGAGCAGGCTGTCGATCACGCCATTGGCCAGTTGCACGGCGCCATGCACGGTCGACGTCAGCATGTCGTCGCACAAGTCTTGCAGCAGTTGCTGGAAGGCGGCCGGCGCCAAGTCGATATGCTCGAGGATCTTGCTGCGGTGCATGGCTTGCAGCTCGGCGCTGGCCAGGTTGCCGTCGACCACCATCATCAGGGCCAGGATACGTCCCGCTGCCTGGGGACTGTTCATTTCATACGTACGCATAGTTTCTCTTCCATTGTTGGTTTAAAGAGCGCGCCACCGCCCTGCGGGGCGCGCCGTACTGCTGTTTATTTCTTGTCGCTGCGGGTGATGAACACGCTCGCCACGCAACTCGACACGATCAGGACCGCCACCACCAGCAACGACGCTTCCACCGGCACGTGGTACCACGGCATGATCAGCATCTTGGCGCCGATGAACACCAGCACCATCGCCAGGCCATACTTGAGCATGTGGAAGCGGTCAGCCACATCCACCAGCAGGAAGTACAGGGCCCGCAATCCCATGATGGCGAACAAGTTCGACGTGAAGACGATGAACGGGTCCGTCGTGATGGCGAAAATCGCCGGGATCGAATCGACCGCGAATACCAGGTCCGTCACCTCGATCAGGATCAGTACGAGGAACAGCGGCGTGACATAGCGCAAACCACCCTTTGCCACGAAGAAACGCTCGCCATGGTCACCATCGGCCACCCGCAAGTGACGGCGTGCAAAGCGCAGCACGGGATTGTTCGCCACGTCCGGTTCCGCGTCGGCCGCCACCAGCATGCGCATGCCGGTAATTAACAGGAAGGCGCCAAACAAGTACAGCACCCAGCTGAACTCGCTCACCACCCATGCGCCGGCCATGATCATCACGGCGCGCATGACGATCGCGCCCAGTACGCCATAAATCAACACGCGGCGCTGGTACTGGATCGGCACCTGGAAGGCGCTGAAGATCAGCAGGAAGACGAACACGTTATCGACCGACAATGCTTTCTCGATCAGGTAGCCGGAGAAAAATTCCAGCGCCTTCTGATTGGCGATCTCGGGACCGGCCGTGCCGTTCAGATACCACCACAGGCCGCCGTTGAACAGCAAGGCCAGGCTGACCCACACGAGCGACCACGTCGCCGCTTCCTTGACGCCCACCTTGTGCGCCTTGTTGCCGCCGAAGACGAACAGGTCCAGCGCCAGCATCACCAGGACAAAGGCGATGAAGCCGGCCCACATGGGTGCCGTCGCAATACTTTCCAGGCCGTTCATCGGCGGCCTCCGCAACTGTCTGTCTCTATCCTGATGCCCATGGCGCTCTCCTTGCATGAATTGAGCAGCCATCATAGTCTGAATATAAACATCGAACAAATCGAATATAATTTACAAATACATCGAAAAATTCGATGTATTAATTTCCGGGAAGAGCATGTCGACACTCAACTTCAAGCACTTGCGCTACTTCTGGATGGTGGCCAAGACGGGCAGCATCGCGCGCGCGGCCGAGCAGCTGCACCTGACGCCGCAATCGATTTCCGGGCAGCTCAGCGAGTTTGCCGACACCCTGGGCGTGGAACTGTTCCGCCGCAGCGGGCGCCAGCTGGAATTGACGGACACGGGCAGGCGCATCCTCAGCCATGCCGAAAGCATTTTCAGCACGGGCGATGAATTGTTGGAAATCGTGCGCGACCAGTCGCGCACCACGACGACGACTTTCCGCGTCGGCTGCGCCGATTCCGTGTCAAAACTGATCGCTTGCCGCCTGGTCGCGCCCGCGCTGGGCCTGGCCGAACCGCTGCGCATCATTTGCCGCGAGGGACGGCTGGCCAGCCTGCTGGCGGACCTGGCCGTGCACCGGCTGGACCTGATCATGGCGGACCGCCCCATGCCGGCCCATTTGAGCGTGCGCGGTTTTAACCATTTACTGGGCGAAAGCGGCATGACCCTGTTCGGCACGCCAACCCTGGCCGCCACCCTGACCGGGGGCTTCCCGCAATGCCTGGATGGCGCGCCACTGCTGCTGCCCGGCGAAGACTTCGCCATTTACGGGCGCTTGCTGCAATGGCTGGGCGACAATCATCTGCACCCGCGCATCGTCGGCGAGTTTGACGACAGCGCCATGA
It encodes the following:
- a CDS encoding glycerate kinase; translated protein: MTTTPAPRALLQAMFHAAIAAAQPSHCIPHHLPPAPKGRLIVIGAGKASAAMAQAVEQHWPGPLSGLVVTRYGYAVPCERIEIVEASHPVPDAAGMQAAQRMLDLVGNLQADDTVLCLISGGGSSLLALPLDGISLEDKQALNRALLASGATIGEMNCVRRHLSAIKGGRLAAACHPAQVVTLAISDVPGDKLGDIASGPTVGDATTCEDALAIVRRYGMDLPDSIRVTLESGRGESVKPDDPRLARTQTTLIATPQMALEAAASVARAAGVTPYILGDSLEGEARDVGKVMAGIALQTAVRGQPFPAPCVLLSGGETTVTVRGKGRGGRNVEFLLALGIALDGYEGIHALAGDTDGVDGQEDIAGAVLAPDTLTRAWALGIKPRDSLDNNDGHGFFQALGDSVITGPTLTNVNDFRAILIT
- a CDS encoding YnfA family protein: MNDAIEWTGLARTFGLFTVTAVAELLGCYLPMLWLSNKGSAWLLLPAAISLLIFVWLLTLHPAASGRVYATYGAVYIATALGWLWLVDGITPAWTDIAGVGLALAGAAVIAMGHKAA
- a CDS encoding TerB family tellurite resistance protein, with product MRTYEMNSPQAAGRILALMMVVDGNLASAELQAMHRSKILEHIDLAPAAFQQLLQDLCDDMLTSTVHGAVQLANGVIDSLLDEIDDPDLRRKLLQAMWKIADADDWLADGEAVLLARASAAWSAETNFRAHAA
- a CDS encoding TerC family protein; this translates as MNGLESIATAPMWAGFIAFVLVMLALDLFVFGGNKAHKVGVKEAATWSLVWVSLALLFNGGLWWYLNGTAGPEIANQKALEFFSGYLIEKALSVDNVFVFLLIFSAFQVPIQYQRRVLIYGVLGAIVMRAVMIMAGAWVVSEFSWVLYLFGAFLLITGMRMLVAADAEPDVANNPVLRFARRHLRVADGDHGERFFVAKGGLRYVTPLFLVLILIEVTDLVFAVDSIPAIFAITTDPFIVFTSNLFAIMGLRALYFLLVDVADRFHMLKYGLAMVLVFIGAKMLIMPWYHVPVEASLLVVAVLIVSSCVASVFITRSDKK
- the nhaR gene encoding transcriptional activator NhaR, coding for MSTLNFKHLRYFWMVAKTGSIARAAEQLHLTPQSISGQLSEFADTLGVELFRRSGRQLELTDTGRRILSHAESIFSTGDELLEIVRDQSRTTTTTFRVGCADSVSKLIACRLVAPALGLAEPLRIICREGRLASLLADLAVHRLDLIMADRPMPAHLSVRGFNHLLGESGMTLFGTPTLAATLTGGFPQCLDGAPLLLPGEDFAIYGRLLQWLGDNHLHPRIVGEFDDSAMMKAFGQSGAGLFFAPTVIAPQVCEQYAVVALGRVDSLVEQVYAITTERRLSHPATIAISQSARHELFV